Proteins found in one Maridesulfovibrio sp. genomic segment:
- a CDS encoding DNA-binding protein produces the protein MTGPFLNQKKAAEYCGYSPSTFCKKLQGFQLPMAGPDQKRYAQSVLDEWMTTPEVFRPQKRRTKHKPVKVTV, from the coding sequence ATGACTGGACCATTTTTAAACCAGAAAAAAGCGGCGGAATACTGCGGTTATTCACCATCTACTTTTTGCAAAAAACTACAGGGATTCCAACTGCCCATGGCAGGCCCGGACCAGAAACGCTATGCGCAATCTGTCCTTGATGAATGGATGACAACCCCGGAAGTTTTCCGGCCGCAAAAACGCAGAACAAAACACAAACCTGTGAAGGTGACCGTATGA
- a CDS encoding phage integrase central domain-containing protein — MSVRQRKDGYWIVDFRDEGKAKSRSFGKSKDGKRKAVEFDLKVKLLKNQGKPIPVARPGGMYLDELCQLWINYKKTQGRKTGWLKDWISLFNHRFAPELADKPCDMLTQSDITNVIAKYYSDSAQSTRNRYTGYLSAIFEYGYEHGHIKKNPLKSWKKGREESRQSQLTIKDLQKIREHAPDHLAWAIEVAWNIPVRPGKADLFPLRFDNNVDFYMNTVKVYHTKVKRWATIDCSKKFMKKLYIASQTNESGYLIEYNGEPVQNVSTALNRAAGPKGASLPYSVCMNDIRHLWITTMYNKKIEPSTIAYMAGTSVRMIHKNYYEPHSAERAKAAKVLPEI; from the coding sequence ATGAGTGTGCGCCAGAGAAAAGATGGGTACTGGATTGTAGATTTCCGGGATGAAGGAAAAGCAAAATCTCGTTCATTTGGAAAGAGCAAAGATGGAAAACGGAAGGCCGTCGAATTTGACCTAAAGGTCAAGCTACTAAAAAATCAAGGCAAGCCTATCCCAGTAGCGCGGCCGGGGGGGATGTATCTGGATGAACTTTGCCAGCTGTGGATCAACTACAAAAAAACACAGGGCAGAAAAACGGGCTGGCTCAAGGATTGGATCAGCCTTTTTAACCACAGGTTTGCTCCAGAGCTGGCCGACAAGCCATGCGATATGCTTACCCAGTCCGACATAACCAATGTTATAGCGAAGTACTACAGCGATTCCGCACAATCCACACGCAACCGCTACACTGGATATCTAAGCGCTATTTTTGAATATGGTTATGAACATGGCCACATCAAAAAAAATCCGTTGAAGAGCTGGAAAAAAGGAAGGGAAGAATCCAGACAATCACAGTTGACCATTAAGGATTTACAGAAAATCAGAGAGCATGCACCGGACCACCTAGCGTGGGCTATTGAGGTAGCATGGAATATTCCGGTGCGCCCGGGTAAGGCGGATCTGTTCCCGCTCCGCTTCGATAACAACGTTGATTTTTATATGAATACGGTCAAGGTCTACCATACCAAAGTCAAGCGCTGGGCTACTATTGATTGCTCTAAAAAATTTATGAAAAAACTCTATATAGCCAGCCAGACCAACGAAAGCGGCTACCTGATCGAATATAATGGGGAGCCTGTGCAAAATGTCAGCACCGCGCTTAACAGAGCAGCAGGCCCAAAAGGAGCAAGCCTGCCGTACTCCGTATGCATGAACGATATACGCCACTTATGGATTACCACCATGTACAATAAAAAAATTGAGCCTTCGACCATAGCATACATGGCCGGAACCAGCGTCCGGATGATTCACAAAAATTATTATGAACCCCATTCAGCAGAAAGAGCAAAAGCCGCCAAGGTGTTACCAGAAATTTAA
- a CDS encoding ABC transporter permease, which produces MLDIALKILSKLAWVSVVFIGITVISFWVIHLAPGSPTDMQTTLNPTATVETHLKLEKLYGLDKPLHEQYINWVTRLAKFDFGLSMSGDRRPVWDRIKERLPLTFGMNMASLFLTLMIAVPIGIYSAWNQDGWFDRAMTVLVFIGFAVPGFWLALLLMLWLGIYYPIFPISGLTSLDFAMLSPWGKMIDLARHLALPIFIYTFGSLAGMSRFMRSSMLEVLRQDYITTAKAKGLPIRKVLFKHALRNGLLPVITILGLSIPGLIGGSVIIESIFALPGLGQLFYGAVMARDYSLIMGSLVLGAMLTLAGNLLADLAYGLADPRIRAGGRD; this is translated from the coding sequence ATGCTGGACATTGCCTTAAAAATTCTTTCCAAACTAGCCTGGGTTTCGGTGGTATTCATCGGAATAACGGTTATCAGCTTCTGGGTTATCCATCTGGCCCCCGGTTCACCAACTGATATGCAGACCACACTGAACCCCACTGCCACGGTTGAAACCCACCTGAAATTAGAAAAACTGTACGGTCTGGATAAACCGCTTCATGAGCAATATATAAACTGGGTTACCCGGCTTGCTAAATTTGATTTCGGACTGTCCATGTCCGGAGACCGCAGACCGGTCTGGGACCGTATCAAGGAAAGACTCCCGCTGACTTTCGGCATGAATATGGCTTCTCTTTTCCTGACTTTGATGATCGCCGTCCCCATCGGCATATATTCGGCCTGGAATCAGGACGGATGGTTTGACCGGGCGATGACGGTTCTGGTTTTCATCGGATTCGCGGTACCGGGTTTCTGGCTGGCCCTGCTGCTGATGCTCTGGCTCGGCATATACTATCCAATATTTCCCATATCCGGTCTTACTTCGCTTGATTTCGCAATGCTTTCCCCGTGGGGAAAAATGATCGATCTGGCCCGGCATCTGGCTCTGCCTATCTTTATATATACCTTCGGCTCACTTGCCGGGATGTCACGCTTCATGCGCTCTTCCATGCTGGAAGTCCTGAGGCAGGATTATATCACCACTGCCAAAGCCAAAGGGTTGCCCATACGCAAAGTTCTTTTCAAACACGCCCTGCGTAACGGACTGCTTCCGGTTATCACCATCCTCGGGCTGTCCATTCCGGGCCTCATCGGCGGCAGTGTCATCATTGAATCCATTTTTGCCCTGCCCGGACTGGGCCAGCTGTTTTACGGAGCGGTCATGGCCCGCGATTACTCTTTAATCATGGGCTCGCTGGTTCTGGGAGCCATGCTGACCTTAGCCGGGAACCTGCTCGCGGATCTTGCTTACGGACTGGCGGACCCGCGTATCCGGGCGGGAGGCCGAGACTAA
- a CDS encoding ABC transporter permease, with protein sequence MRKKKPLTPPSKLQRYGLLYIGLLLVGTVSLAAIFAPLLTSYDPNALNVDHLLQGPSATHLFGTDALGRDVFARMLYGGRVSLWVGFVAVGISTVIGLALGLAAGYFGGLVDEIIMRGVDVMLCFPSFFLILAVIAFLEPGLTNIMIVIGFTSWMGVARLVRAETLSLRKRDFVQASRLAGAGSIRIMLTHILPNAITPVLVSATLGVAGAILVESSLSFLGLGVQPPDPSWGNLLMDGKEVLEIAPWLSIFPGMAILLTVLGYNLLGEALRDILDPRLKQ encoded by the coding sequence ATGCGTAAGAAAAAACCGCTTACTCCGCCCTCAAAACTACAGAGATACGGACTGCTTTACATCGGACTTTTACTTGTGGGAACTGTTTCACTGGCAGCGATCTTCGCCCCGCTACTTACCTCTTATGACCCAAATGCACTAAACGTGGATCATCTGCTTCAGGGCCCTAGTGCAACTCATCTTTTTGGTACAGATGCGCTGGGCCGTGATGTTTTTGCGCGCATGCTTTACGGTGGCAGGGTTTCACTCTGGGTCGGATTTGTCGCAGTGGGAATTTCTACTGTAATAGGATTGGCGCTGGGCCTCGCGGCAGGATATTTCGGAGGTCTGGTCGATGAAATAATTATGCGCGGTGTTGATGTAATGCTTTGCTTTCCTTCATTTTTCCTGATCCTTGCAGTAATCGCATTCCTCGAGCCGGGCCTGACCAATATCATGATTGTTATCGGTTTTACGTCATGGATGGGTGTAGCACGGCTGGTACGAGCCGAGACCCTTTCACTGCGAAAACGTGATTTCGTGCAGGCTTCCCGGCTGGCCGGAGCCGGATCGATCCGCATCATGCTGACCCACATCCTGCCTAACGCAATCACCCCGGTGCTGGTCTCGGCAACTCTGGGAGTGGCGGGAGCAATTCTAGTGGAATCTTCGCTCAGCTTCCTAGGTCTCGGCGTGCAGCCACCGGACCCGTCATGGGGCAATCTTCTCATGGATGGAAAGGAAGTGCTTGAGATCGCGCCGTGGCTATCTATTTTTCCCGGCATGGCCATTCTGCTCACGGTACTCGGCTATAATCTTCTCGGTGAGGCCCTGCGTGATATACTCGACCCCAGACTCAAACAATAA
- a CDS encoding AAA family ATPase — protein MLELLRIRDLALIEDAEIEFSAGMNVLTGETGAGKSFILRAIDFLTGQKMRPDMVRPGKEQAFVEALFIHPDGSESIVRRVLSAETGRSRVYVNDKLSSQNTIKEMGTSLILHTSQHAQQKLLQPAYQCRMLDSFLADTSLPEKKDEILTSLRALLTKKEELKDRSASLLEKKDFLEFQRTEIEKVSPYPGEEDELLEKKNTLRAQEDAGRCIQNAMDIMRGAPDLSGGVSLLGSEMENICELFPEYDQDRETVIEFKHFLDELAGKLRAQPLDFDSEDSIDDIESRLYDLSKLKRKLGRTLDQIVDLKNEIQENLDFLDSCALELAQLEKEEKSLVERLEKALVKLSAAREVAAKKLTDRVVSELKGLGFSEHVQVRFEFQPHELYPGLNEMRGRLMWIPNPGQAAQPLDKIASGGELSRFLLAITGLQGESEKPTLIFDEVDSGIGGHTLNRVGEKMQELAARQQLIVITHWPQLAQLSNRHFLIHKGVVNKETFTTCRQLNDLEVKAELARMAGKE, from the coding sequence ATGCTTGAACTGCTCAGAATACGCGACCTTGCACTCATTGAAGATGCTGAAATTGAATTCTCCGCAGGTATGAATGTGCTCACCGGGGAAACCGGGGCAGGTAAATCTTTTATCCTGCGGGCCATCGACTTTTTAACAGGACAAAAGATGCGGCCGGATATGGTCCGCCCCGGCAAGGAACAGGCTTTTGTGGAAGCCTTGTTCATTCACCCGGACGGTTCTGAATCAATTGTACGGCGCGTTCTTTCCGCTGAAACTGGCCGCAGCCGGGTATATGTAAACGATAAACTCAGCTCTCAGAATACAATTAAGGAAATGGGCACAAGCCTGATCCTGCATACCAGTCAGCACGCACAGCAGAAGCTGCTCCAGCCAGCCTACCAATGCCGCATGCTGGATAGCTTTCTTGCGGATACTTCCCTTCCTGAAAAAAAAGATGAAATACTGACAAGCCTGCGGGCATTGCTGACCAAAAAGGAAGAGCTTAAGGACCGTTCGGCATCTCTGCTTGAAAAAAAAGATTTCCTTGAATTTCAAAGGACTGAGATTGAGAAAGTTTCTCCTTACCCCGGCGAAGAAGATGAGCTGCTGGAGAAAAAGAATACCCTCCGCGCGCAGGAGGATGCCGGGCGATGCATTCAGAACGCTATGGACATCATGCGCGGCGCACCGGATCTCTCGGGCGGAGTCTCGCTTCTGGGTTCTGAAATGGAAAATATTTGTGAACTCTTTCCAGAATACGATCAGGACCGTGAAACGGTTATTGAGTTCAAGCACTTTTTAGATGAATTGGCCGGGAAGCTGCGTGCACAGCCACTTGACTTTGATTCCGAAGACTCTATCGACGACATCGAATCGCGGCTTTACGATCTCTCCAAGCTCAAGCGCAAACTAGGCCGAACCCTTGACCAGATTGTGGACCTCAAAAATGAGATTCAGGAAAATCTCGATTTTCTGGACTCATGCGCCTTAGAGCTGGCCCAGCTTGAAAAAGAAGAAAAGAGTCTCGTTGAACGGCTCGAAAAAGCTTTGGTAAAACTTTCCGCGGCCCGTGAAGTTGCGGCTAAAAAACTTACTGACCGGGTTGTCTCGGAATTGAAAGGATTAGGCTTCTCTGAACATGTTCAGGTCCGGTTTGAATTTCAGCCCCATGAACTCTACCCGGGCCTTAACGAAATGCGCGGCCGCCTGATGTGGATCCCCAACCCCGGCCAGGCCGCTCAGCCTCTTGATAAGATAGCTTCCGGCGGTGAACTTTCCCGCTTTCTGCTGGCCATCACAGGTTTACAGGGTGAATCCGAAAAGCCGACCTTGATTTTTGACGAAGTCGATTCCGGCATCGGCGGGCATACCTTGAACCGTGTCGGCGAAAAGATGCAGGAGCTCGCCGCTCGCCAGCAGCTCATAGTAATTACCCACTGGCCACAACTCGCCCAATTATCCAATCGTCATTTCCTCATTCACAAGGGTGTGGTCAACAAAGAAACCTTCACCACATGCCGCCAACTCAATGATTTAGAAGTAAAGGCGGAGCTGGCCCGGATGGCCGGAAAAGAATAG
- a CDS encoding TetR/AcrR family transcriptional regulator has translation MKKYSEKETRILDTAAEMFANQAFHKVLLSDVAHAARVGKGTLYLYFKNKDDLYFAVLFRGFSILVENLKKFTENQDLSPTEKIQCIIREMAGFMFMRATNAHLLSRVMHFPEDGEWQDKRTELWSLIQEVIEEGVATGEFKDSCPRYTAQYIPSFIRSISIFPPEGLDHEHFCAHACKFVLKALTPE, from the coding sequence ATGAAAAAATATTCAGAAAAAGAAACCCGAATTCTGGACACTGCCGCTGAGATGTTCGCCAATCAGGCTTTCCACAAAGTTCTGCTCAGCGATGTAGCCCATGCCGCACGGGTGGGAAAAGGCACTCTCTATCTCTACTTCAAAAATAAGGATGATCTATACTTCGCTGTACTTTTCAGGGGATTCTCAATTCTTGTTGAGAACCTGAAAAAGTTTACCGAAAATCAGGATCTTTCACCTACGGAAAAAATACAATGTATCATCAGGGAGATGGCGGGCTTCATGTTTATGCGGGCAACCAATGCCCATTTATTGAGCAGGGTCATGCATTTCCCCGAAGACGGAGAGTGGCAGGACAAAAGAACAGAACTATGGAGTCTTATTCAGGAAGTTATTGAAGAGGGGGTAGCAACAGGTGAATTTAAAGATTCCTGCCCCAGATATACGGCTCAATACATCCCGAGTTTTATCCGTTCCATATCTATTTTTCCGCCCGAAGGTCTTGATCATGAGCATTTCTGCGCTCATGCATGCAAGTTTGTCCTGAAAGCCCTCACCCCGGAATAA
- a CDS encoding HlyD family secretion protein, whose product MKEESPKKSQKLKNKIPAKKRTIITIAFAALLILGTALTYPFYIHAMNHESTDDAFVEAHVVAISPRVSGHVAEVCVADNQMVRKGQVIARIDNRDYQVELDIAKSRMASANATVKEAEAMIVASSKELSQRRAELSSQTASLSRYRAQVSEAEAGHFRDANDLTRISSIAKAGAISIQEFDHAKAQEKMSSANLRSAKSNIHTQNAKIQEAQAGIEAAAGKLQQAYAQAEMRKANLLEAQAQVRQAELNLSYTNITAPCTGYITKKSVEAGNYVMAGQKLLNIVNPDVWIIANFKETQIKDMREGQHVDIEVDSFPGIEFSGHVDSIQRGTGSRFTLLPPENAAGNFIKVVQRVPVKIVLDANEDAEKLAPGMSVVPSVDITGGETKSIDVASSERRD is encoded by the coding sequence ATGAAAGAAGAATCACCAAAAAAGTCGCAAAAGTTAAAAAACAAAATCCCGGCTAAAAAACGCACAATAATCACAATCGCATTCGCCGCACTTCTGATTCTCGGGACTGCGCTGACATATCCTTTTTATATCCATGCAATGAATCATGAATCTACCGATGATGCTTTTGTCGAGGCTCATGTGGTTGCCATCAGCCCAAGGGTTTCCGGCCATGTAGCTGAAGTATGCGTTGCAGATAACCAGATGGTTCGCAAGGGGCAGGTCATAGCCCGAATAGACAACCGCGATTATCAAGTAGAGCTCGACATCGCCAAATCACGCATGGCGTCGGCAAATGCAACAGTTAAGGAAGCCGAAGCCATGATTGTTGCGTCCAGCAAGGAACTCAGCCAGAGACGCGCGGAACTTTCTTCGCAGACCGCATCACTTTCACGGTACAGGGCTCAGGTCAGTGAAGCTGAAGCAGGCCATTTCCGTGATGCAAACGACCTGACCCGCATCAGCAGTATTGCCAAAGCGGGAGCGATCAGTATTCAGGAATTTGATCACGCCAAGGCACAGGAAAAAATGTCTTCGGCCAATCTGAGATCTGCCAAATCTAATATCCACACTCAGAACGCGAAGATACAGGAAGCTCAGGCAGGCATAGAAGCTGCGGCAGGTAAACTGCAGCAGGCCTATGCTCAGGCTGAAATGCGTAAAGCAAATCTACTTGAAGCACAGGCTCAGGTCCGGCAGGCCGAACTGAACCTTTCATATACAAACATTACGGCTCCCTGCACCGGGTACATAACCAAGAAATCTGTCGAAGCGGGCAACTATGTCATGGCCGGACAGAAACTGCTTAATATCGTAAATCCTGATGTCTGGATTATCGCAAATTTCAAAGAAACCCAGATCAAGGATATGCGCGAAGGTCAGCATGTTGATATTGAAGTGGATTCTTTCCCCGGAATTGAATTCAGCGGACATGTGGATTCAATCCAGCGCGGTACCGGATCACGTTTTACCCTGCTGCCTCCGGAAAATGCCGCCGGTAACTTCATCAAAGTTGTCCAGCGTGTTCCGGTTAAAATCGTTCTCGATGCTAACGAGGATGCCGAAAAACTCGCACCGGGTATGTCGGTTGTCCCCAGCGTGGACATTACCGGCGGCGAAACGAAATCCATAGATGTAGCTTCTTCAGAAAGGCGGGATTAA
- a CDS encoding DHA2 family efflux MFS transporter permease subunit, which produces MSGFKPPEETSAAERWTIAITVMLGAFIAVMDTSVVNVSMSHMMGSFGASVSSITWVATSYSIAEIIMVTMAGWWSSLLGRKRFYLISLFLFTAGSILCGTATSFTQMTVYRVIQGIGGGALIPISQAILRETFPQEQQGMAMSIYGMGVVLAPAMGPILGGILTDQWGWPWIFYINIPVCILTIFMTAKFVHNPPYLRRGVQSIDWLGIGLLTVFLTGMQVVLERGQEEQWFESDFITMATIATVLAFLILIFWELRYKDPVVNLRILKDKNLTIGTLMGLIFGVSLFGTTFVLPQFTQQLLGYTAFDSGLALAPRALTLMLFMPIAGALYQKIGPRILVFTGIIIILISYYELMQLNTQAGMSDMVIPLLIMGIGMPFMFIPLSAVSLCTMEKSHITDASSIYTLGRRVGGNIGYALVAVLLDRKIQIHTSFLMENISDGRLATHDFVTETTRQLHQLGLNSIAASKYTLGLLNNIVTRQATMLAYNDISFIFGCLFLLLVPLILLMPTKSGILALNKKE; this is translated from the coding sequence TTGTCCGGTTTCAAACCACCAGAAGAAACATCTGCGGCGGAACGCTGGACCATAGCGATAACCGTAATGTTAGGCGCGTTTATCGCGGTTATGGATACGAGCGTGGTCAATGTCTCCATGTCACACATGATGGGCAGCTTCGGTGCCAGTGTTTCTTCGATAACATGGGTGGCGACCAGTTACAGCATCGCGGAAATCATCATGGTCACCATGGCTGGATGGTGGAGTTCCCTGCTGGGACGTAAAAGATTCTACCTGATATCTTTATTTCTGTTCACAGCCGGGTCCATTCTCTGCGGCACAGCGACCTCATTTACCCAGATGACTGTATACCGAGTCATTCAGGGAATCGGCGGCGGCGCATTGATCCCCATTTCGCAGGCAATTCTGCGTGAGACATTCCCGCAGGAGCAGCAGGGGATGGCCATGTCCATCTACGGGATGGGAGTTGTTCTGGCTCCGGCAATGGGACCTATTTTAGGCGGTATACTTACCGACCAGTGGGGCTGGCCGTGGATTTTCTACATAAATATACCAGTATGCATACTGACAATATTTATGACGGCTAAATTCGTCCATAACCCTCCCTATCTGCGCCGTGGAGTCCAGTCCATCGATTGGCTGGGCATCGGTCTGCTGACCGTTTTCCTGACCGGAATGCAGGTCGTTCTTGAAAGGGGGCAGGAAGAACAATGGTTTGAATCGGACTTCATCACGATGGCAACTATAGCCACTGTTCTAGCGTTTCTGATTCTGATTTTCTGGGAACTTCGCTACAAGGACCCGGTAGTCAACCTGCGTATCCTGAAGGACAAAAACCTGACCATCGGAACCCTGATGGGACTGATCTTCGGTGTATCACTTTTCGGGACCACCTTCGTTCTTCCGCAATTCACGCAGCAGCTGTTAGGTTATACAGCTTTTGATTCGGGACTTGCCCTTGCTCCCCGGGCGCTGACCTTAATGTTGTTCATGCCCATAGCCGGTGCTCTATATCAAAAGATAGGCCCGCGAATTCTCGTTTTCACCGGCATAATCATCATTTTGATTTCTTATTACGAACTGATGCAGCTCAACACACAAGCCGGAATGAGCGATATGGTCATCCCGCTGCTGATCATGGGAATAGGCATGCCCTTCATGTTTATTCCACTCAGCGCAGTTTCGCTGTGTACAATGGAGAAATCGCACATTACCGATGCGTCGAGCATATACACTCTGGGCAGGCGTGTCGGCGGCAACATCGGCTATGCCCTTGTAGCTGTGCTGCTGGACAGGAAAATCCAGATTCACACCTCGTTCTTAATGGAAAACATAAGCGACGGGAGACTTGCCACACATGATTTTGTAACGGAAACTACCCGGCAACTCCATCAGCTGGGACTGAATTCAATCGCGGCATCCAAATATACACTGGGTCTGTTGAATAATATTGTGACCAGACAGGCTACAATGCTTGCCTATAATGACATATCATTCATTTTCGGTTGCCTGTTTCTGCTTTTAGTACCCCTCATCCTGCTTATGCCCACGAAATCCGGCATACTGGCTCTGAATAAAAAGGAATAA
- a CDS encoding nitroreductase, whose protein sequence is MSKTNQVIDAILERRSIRKFTAEPVSRDDLSIILEAGRWAPSGLNNQPYRFLVLYDDDARVDPLAECTKYGHIVKEAKALICIFLDREATYNEMKDHQGAGACIQNMMLAAHSLGLGSVWLGEIINQQDQVLEVLDVSSDRYELQVVIALGHPDGQGSSKRNELSEYMLEDF, encoded by the coding sequence ATGAGCAAAACCAATCAGGTAATCGATGCCATACTGGAGCGACGCTCCATAAGAAAATTTACTGCCGAACCTGTTTCACGGGATGACCTTTCGATAATTCTTGAAGCAGGACGCTGGGCTCCCAGCGGACTGAACAACCAGCCCTACCGCTTTCTGGTTCTCTATGATGATGACGCACGGGTCGATCCGCTTGCGGAATGCACAAAGTACGGTCACATCGTTAAGGAAGCAAAAGCGCTGATCTGCATATTTCTGGACCGGGAAGCCACCTACAACGAAATGAAAGATCATCAGGGGGCCGGGGCCTGCATCCAGAACATGATGCTTGCCGCCCACTCCCTTGGACTGGGTTCGGTCTGGCTCGGTGAAATCATCAACCAGCAGGACCAGGTTCTGGAGGTATTGGATGTTTCCTCGGACCGCTATGAACTTCAAGTTGTTATAGCCCTCGGTCACCCGGACGGACAGGGCAGCTCAAAAAGAAACGAATTATCAGAATATATGCTGGAGGATTTTTAA
- a CDS encoding MBL fold metallo-hydrolase, with protein MEIKIFPLGPLETNCFVITNENKALVIDPGGDPTPVLSYLKKTGVELDRILNTHLHFDHILGNRALADATGKQIYASNDDLVLMDTQVGRGGLMGYPEVPHFDSENIAEGETEMIGLECNIYSTPGHTPGSLTFHFPALNAAFVGDLIFRRSIGRTDFPYGSTEHLLAAVKDKIFTLPEETELFAGHGPSTSVGDEKNHNPYFSGVHI; from the coding sequence ATGGAAATCAAGATTTTCCCACTCGGCCCCCTTGAGACCAATTGTTTTGTTATTACCAATGAAAACAAGGCACTGGTGATTGATCCCGGCGGAGACCCTACTCCCGTGCTTTCCTATCTTAAGAAAACCGGAGTGGAGTTGGACCGCATCCTGAACACTCACCTGCATTTTGATCATATCCTCGGTAACCGGGCTCTGGCAGATGCCACAGGCAAACAGATATACGCTTCAAACGACGACCTCGTACTTATGGACACTCAGGTCGGACGGGGCGGTTTGATGGGCTACCCGGAAGTTCCTCATTTTGATTCTGAAAACATAGCTGAGGGTGAAACCGAGATGATCGGTCTGGAATGTAATATTTACTCCACCCCCGGACATACCCCCGGCAGCCTGACCTTTCACTTCCCGGCTCTGAACGCAGCCTTTGTGGGTGACTTAATTTTCCGCCGTTCCATAGGAAGGACGGACTTCCCTTACGGCAGCACAGAACATCTGCTGGCAGCGGTTAAGGATAAAATCTTCACCCTCCCGGAAGAGACAGAGCTCTTCGCCGGGCACGGACCTTCCACCTCAGTGGGCGATGAAAAAAATCACAATCCTTATTTCAGCGGAGTTCATATTTAA
- a CDS encoding flavodoxin family protein: MKQLPVIFACSHHRDGNSDHAAALFLKGIRSAGGDAEMIYLGDMDFRHCTGCLKCRTAESHRCIFAAKDRAQELYEKIIHAPFTFFSSPIYFYHLPSRLKTFIDRGQWAFEAAMGKSGLFNTIPRRSAYACFVAGRPQGEKLFEGSELSLKFFLRFFKADLHPAINFRGIDEPGDLSSAPEKCDIILKAGKTAWKEIHNEFL, translated from the coding sequence ATGAAACAGCTTCCGGTAATCTTTGCCTGCAGCCATCACAGGGATGGCAACAGTGACCACGCCGCCGCACTTTTTCTGAAAGGGATACGTTCCGCAGGAGGTGACGCGGAAATGATCTATCTGGGCGATATGGACTTCAGGCATTGCACAGGATGCCTGAAATGCCGCACAGCTGAGAGTCATCGCTGCATCTTCGCCGCCAAGGATAGAGCTCAGGAATTATACGAAAAAATTATCCATGCCCCTTTCACTTTTTTCTCCTCTCCCATATACTTCTACCATCTGCCCTCCCGGTTGAAGACCTTTATTGACCGGGGTCAGTGGGCTTTTGAAGCTGCAATGGGCAAATCAGGACTATTTAACACTATTCCCCGACGCTCGGCTTACGCATGTTTTGTAGCCGGAAGGCCTCAGGGCGAAAAATTATTTGAAGGTTCGGAACTGTCCCTCAAATTTTTCCTGAGATTCTTTAAGGCTGACCTTCATCCGGCAATCAATTTTCGGGGAATAGATGAACCGGGCGACCTTAGCAGTGCCCCGGAGAAATGCGACATTATACTCAAAGCCGGTAAAACGGCATGGAAAGAGATACACAATGAGTTTTTATGA
- a CDS encoding response regulator — MSFYDSELKVLVAEDSPPMRLVLKTYLGKLGITPQFAENGREALRILHEDSFDMAFMDVHMPELDGREVVAEIRGEGQNVPIIAMTTGDDPELLTSCIESGYSSILLKPIMKEDVFRLVEKFR; from the coding sequence ATGAGTTTTTATGATAGCGAATTAAAAGTGCTGGTAGCAGAAGACTCTCCACCCATGCGGCTGGTTCTGAAAACCTACCTCGGCAAACTCGGCATAACTCCGCAATTTGCCGAAAACGGCCGTGAGGCCCTTCGCATATTGCATGAGGACAGCTTTGATATGGCCTTCATGGATGTACACATGCCGGAACTAGACGGTCGGGAAGTTGTCGCCGAGATACGCGGTGAAGGACAAAATGTTCCAATCATCGCCATGACCACAGGCGATGACCCGGAACTGCTGACCAGCTGTATTGAATCCGGATACAGCAGCATCCTGCTCAAACCCATCATGAAAGAAGATGTCTTTCGGCTGGTGGAAAAGTTCCGTTAA